Genomic segment of Mastomys coucha isolate ucsf_1 unplaced genomic scaffold, UCSF_Mcou_1 pScaffold5, whole genome shotgun sequence:
ctctctctctctcaagagcGCGGGCGCGGGCAGCTTTGGCTTCATCTTCTAGATCATCAAGGAAACGCTCCTGGGCCACCGAGTAGAAGGTGTAACCATCTGGCAGGGTGGGTTCAGGAAACCACAAAGCATATGGGCATTCCTTTCGTCTAACCACCCTTGTCCCCAAATTAATGATTTTGGAGTGCCACCCTTTTGAACCCTCAACCAACTGTTATTACTAAGTCAGTAAGCGCAGTGTAGATATAGTAAGATTAGGTATGAACCCCATTTTGCCCACACATGAAAAGCTACACGTCTTGTTCCCTTTCCCCTAACCCCATATGCGGCATAGCCAAGACGGATACAAATAGCTAAGACCAGGGCCCCGATTCCCAGGCCGGTCATGATGTTCCGGGTCCGCCGCTGTGGCAGTGTTTTCTGCCACTGGGAAAGTTGCACCTGCCGCATAAACTGCAACTGCGCAGGGGTCAATTTGTCCCGCGACGGGTCGATGCGCTGAGCGAATGGAGCATTTCCATTCTTAGCATTCAGAGGGTCACCAGCTCCGGGGGCCGCCATGTTGCTGCTCCGCCCTAAGCCGTCGAGCCCGGAACTCGCCGGGAATTGTAGTCTTTGGCTTCCGCAAGGGATTTTGGGAGCTGTAGTCCACGTGGAGTTTTCTGGGTAGAGGCAGGTAGGGTCTCTCCGCCCTAGAGGAGGGACAGGAAAGGTGAGAAGTGCCCTGTTTTCTGATTGGCTGAACTCGCCGTGGCAGTTGGGGTGCGAAAAGCTGTTGACAGTTCGAAGCCCTGGTGGACATTACGCTTTCCTCAGATTCGAGGCGAGGACAAACatatagaaaaggaaggaagaatccaAGGTGTGGCCGAAGATTCTGGAAATAAGCTAAGGAAGCCAGTTTATGGATCCCGTGAACTGTACAAGTGCTCCGAAAGACTTCTGAATATGGAAGGACCCTTGAGGCCAAGACTGGTTAACTGCAGTGACTTTCAGTTTGGAGTAGTTGCCACAGAGACTATCGAAAATGCTCTGCTTCACTTGGCCCAGCAGAATGAGCAAGCCGTGAAGGAGGCTGCCGGACGGACGGGCAGCTTCAGGGAGACCCGGATCGTGGGTGTGGATGCAGAGTGGGGAGTTGGGTTCACGGGAGACTTGGGAGCACTGACCTTTGTTTTTCactcaaatattttattagtacTCTTGTTATGCGATGTCGTGGGACTGATAAGTGATGAACGAGGCCTACTAGCACTCTTaatttctttccccctcttccctgCACACCCCggcccctccttttttttttttttaagtctcactGTGGAGTCCTGGCCTGGAACACTCTCtttagcctaggctagcctggaattcacagagatacgGGTTCCTCTGGCTCTCagatgctggcattaaaggcgcaTGGCATGGCATCATGGGGAGACTCCCCCccatcctttttaaaataaatatgtctgtgtgaaggtgtccaatcacctggaactaaagttatagacagctgtcagctaccatgtgggtgctgggaattgaaccctggccctctagaagagtagccaatgctccTAACTGCTTGAGCCTGGTATAGAAAGAGGGAACTGCAATCTAgccattgctctctctctctttttttttttaaagatttatttattattgtacataaatacactgtagctgtcttcagacgtaccagaaaagggcatcagatttcattacgggtggttgtgagccaccatttggttgctgagatttgaactcaggaccttcagaagagcagttggtgctcttacccgctgagccatcttgccagcccta
This window contains:
- the LOC116077069 gene encoding cytochrome c oxidase assembly factor 3 homolog, mitochondrial, with amino-acid sequence MAAPGAGDPLNAKNGNAPFAQRIDPSRDKLTPAQLQFMRQVQLSQWQKTLPQRRTRNIMTGLGIGALVLAIYGYTFYSVAQERFLDDLEDEAKAARARALERERASGP